A single region of the Paraburkholderia sprentiae WSM5005 genome encodes:
- a CDS encoding FAD-dependent oxidoreductase: MELNWTEPRWDDQADMVVVGYGGAGAVFALEAAEQGADVLILEKGVQGGGNSVCVAGGLIMTSVDEEESFKYLNWLCGGQTDESVLRHFVSSLKNIPAWQHKLELPLKDNPQPFSAPGFFPEFPGAPGGESIKGMSVVAAPGGASLWNAISAQAEKAGGRVQCNTRVTRLVQHPATKRILGVEAEHDGKTIAVRARKAVVLASGGFEANDAMCKQFLTACPIYFLGSPNLTGDGIRMAQEVGAQLWHMNAVAGPLNMGIKTKEGYVYVTYDLNKVAGFGYKSGAFKDGGSLLWVNRQAKRFHNETVDTSVVQHGLANRDTWLATTPGTPEFTNVPAFHIFDEKVRAGGAAMTTLNSRVPPWSQDNLKEIEEGLVIKADTLEELALKCQWPEIQGVCKAGHLDPAALRETVERYNDHCRNNLDRDCGRETFLVPLNDEGPYYAIGPMLPTYLNTHGGPKHDAGQRVLDHQNKPIDGLYAIGECGSLWGPYYNSMGDIAEFIVSGVTAAKTALADSGRENGQK; this comes from the coding sequence ATGGAATTGAATTGGACCGAGCCCCGATGGGATGACCAGGCCGATATGGTTGTTGTCGGCTACGGCGGCGCCGGCGCGGTGTTTGCGCTTGAAGCTGCCGAGCAGGGCGCCGACGTGCTCATTCTCGAAAAGGGTGTGCAGGGCGGCGGCAACTCGGTCTGCGTCGCGGGCGGTCTGATCATGACCTCTGTCGACGAAGAAGAATCGTTCAAATATCTGAATTGGCTGTGTGGAGGCCAAACTGATGAAAGCGTTCTTCGCCATTTCGTGTCGAGCCTCAAGAACATACCCGCCTGGCAGCACAAACTCGAATTGCCGCTCAAGGACAACCCGCAGCCGTTCTCGGCACCGGGATTTTTTCCCGAATTCCCTGGGGCTCCCGGCGGGGAAAGCATCAAAGGTATGAGCGTCGTCGCCGCACCGGGCGGAGCTAGTCTCTGGAATGCGATCTCCGCACAAGCGGAGAAGGCGGGTGGCCGCGTCCAGTGCAACACTCGCGTCACCAGGTTGGTTCAGCACCCGGCCACGAAACGGATTCTCGGTGTTGAAGCCGAACATGACGGCAAGACGATCGCGGTGCGTGCTCGCAAGGCAGTCGTGTTGGCCAGTGGCGGCTTCGAGGCGAACGACGCCATGTGCAAACAATTCCTGACTGCTTGCCCGATCTACTTCCTTGGTAGCCCGAATCTGACCGGCGACGGCATTCGAATGGCGCAGGAGGTTGGCGCGCAACTCTGGCACATGAACGCCGTAGCGGGCCCCCTGAACATGGGCATCAAGACGAAGGAAGGCTACGTCTATGTGACTTACGACCTGAACAAGGTCGCGGGCTTCGGCTATAAAAGCGGTGCCTTCAAGGACGGCGGCAGTCTGTTGTGGGTCAACCGCCAGGCGAAGCGCTTCCATAACGAAACGGTGGACACGTCGGTTGTCCAACATGGATTGGCCAATCGCGATACCTGGTTGGCAACGACGCCGGGCACCCCGGAATTCACGAACGTGCCGGCATTCCACATTTTCGATGAAAAGGTGCGTGCGGGTGGGGCGGCAATGACGACGCTGAATTCGCGTGTGCCGCCGTGGTCGCAAGACAACCTCAAGGAAATCGAAGAAGGCCTCGTCATCAAGGCCGATACGCTTGAAGAACTGGCGTTGAAGTGCCAGTGGCCGGAGATCCAGGGTGTGTGCAAGGCCGGCCACCTCGATCCGGCCGCACTTCGCGAGACGGTTGAGCGTTACAACGATCACTGCCGCAACAACCTTGATCGCGATTGCGGGCGCGAAACGTTCCTCGTGCCGCTCAACGATGAAGGCCCGTACTACGCGATCGGGCCAATGCTCCCGACCTATTTGAACACGCACGGCGGTCCGAAACACGACGCAGGTCAGCGTGTTCTCGATCACCAGAACAAACCGATCGACGGTCTTTATGCAATCGGAGAGTGCGGATCGCTATGGGGACCGTACTACAACTCGATGGGCGATATCGCCGAGTTCATCGTATCTGGCGTGACTGCGGCAAAGACCGCACTCGCCGATAGTGGGCGGGAGAATGGCCAAAAATAG
- a CDS encoding aromatic ring-hydroxylating dioxygenase subunit alpha, with the protein MKFLRNCWYMVGWSSEFSATDIVPFTVMNEALALYRKEDGTLVALEDLCPHRLVPLSVGRKEGDELRCMYHGLKFAADGRCTEIPGTDRISSKVCVRSYPIEEKHGAAWVWMGDAAKADPALIPPIEGPDSAVFAMKCSKKVWKGNAEIVADNLLDLSHAPYVHEATFGANNKVSLKIQKDGEAKRGIDTVERGVVADRWHLGRQSNPYFGEIPSDDNVVSTFLVPGVFILKIHSYAPGVQDRLVDGRPAEEPIFRRCTCQMITPINDTESMFFYNFGPDHEHADLADHAFAIAEAAFAEDKAIIETQQATISKTPGRKMIMLVMDQPVLRYNEIYNGLRSAEEAERGAAAPAA; encoded by the coding sequence ATGAAATTCCTCCGGAACTGCTGGTATATGGTTGGGTGGTCGAGCGAGTTCTCGGCTACTGATATCGTCCCGTTCACGGTGATGAACGAGGCACTGGCGCTCTACCGCAAGGAAGACGGCACGCTCGTAGCACTTGAAGATCTGTGTCCGCACCGCCTGGTTCCGCTGTCGGTCGGCCGTAAGGAGGGTGATGAACTGCGCTGTATGTACCATGGTCTGAAGTTCGCCGCCGACGGACGCTGCACCGAAATCCCGGGCACCGATCGTATCTCGTCGAAGGTCTGCGTTCGTAGCTACCCGATCGAAGAAAAACATGGTGCTGCATGGGTTTGGATGGGTGACGCTGCAAAGGCTGATCCCGCGCTGATTCCGCCGATCGAAGGTCCGGACAGCGCTGTCTTCGCGATGAAATGCTCGAAGAAGGTATGGAAAGGGAACGCGGAAATTGTCGCTGACAACTTGCTCGACCTTTCGCACGCACCGTATGTTCACGAAGCGACGTTCGGTGCCAACAACAAGGTGTCGCTCAAGATTCAGAAAGATGGCGAAGCAAAGCGCGGCATCGATACGGTCGAGCGTGGCGTCGTTGCCGACCGCTGGCACCTGGGACGTCAGTCGAATCCATACTTCGGTGAAATCCCTTCCGACGACAACGTCGTCAGCACGTTCCTCGTACCGGGCGTCTTCATCCTCAAGATCCATTCGTACGCCCCGGGCGTTCAGGATCGTCTCGTCGATGGCAGGCCCGCAGAAGAGCCGATCTTCCGCCGTTGCACATGCCAGATGATCACGCCGATCAACGATACGGAATCGATGTTCTTCTACAACTTCGGTCCCGATCACGAGCATGCGGATCTGGCAGATCACGCTTTCGCGATCGCCGAAGCCGCATTCGCTGAAGACAAGGCAATCATCGAGACGCAGCAGGCAACGATCTCGAAAACGCCGGGGCGCAAGATGATCATGTTGGTGATGGATCAACCGGTGCTGCGTTACAACGAAATCTACAACGGTCTTCGCTCGGCGGAAGAGGCTGAGCGAGGCGCTGCTGCCCCCGCAGCCTAG
- a CDS encoding amidohydrolase family protein: MIDSHAHLISTDREKYPPSPLSGVLEENAFDNPVTAERLIDLLDTFGIDKALAVQRAHLYGFHNDYVVDSAQKYPDRLRSLCMLDALAPNVEETVKYWVGERGSVGIRLTEPKKGADSSWFASTQARRAWAAVTDLGGSVRLHFYRWNRLAALEALQDVVREFPDTPVILDHFSNIVGEGPGPDYGVDEALLKFVDSPNVFLLYSMINLGKLKALELPSAPVVERVVRSFGADRVMWGSDIAQSKGDYKDMVQLAKDSVATLSAEDQRKVLHTTAERVYFS; this comes from the coding sequence ATGATTGACAGCCACGCACACCTTATTTCGACCGACCGCGAGAAATATCCGCCGTCGCCGCTGAGCGGCGTTCTGGAAGAAAACGCATTCGACAATCCGGTAACGGCTGAGCGCTTGATCGATTTGCTCGACACATTCGGTATCGATAAGGCGCTCGCGGTCCAACGCGCGCACCTCTACGGCTTTCACAACGACTACGTCGTGGATTCCGCACAGAAATATCCGGATCGTCTGCGTTCGCTGTGCATGCTCGACGCACTGGCACCGAACGTCGAAGAAACGGTGAAATACTGGGTCGGCGAACGCGGCTCGGTCGGCATCCGTCTGACGGAACCGAAGAAAGGTGCAGACAGCAGCTGGTTCGCTTCGACGCAAGCGCGTCGTGCATGGGCAGCAGTGACGGACCTCGGCGGCAGCGTGCGTCTGCACTTCTACCGCTGGAATCGTTTGGCAGCACTCGAAGCGCTTCAAGACGTGGTGAGGGAGTTCCCTGATACGCCGGTTATTCTTGACCACTTTTCAAATATTGTCGGCGAGGGCCCGGGACCGGATTACGGCGTGGATGAAGCATTGCTGAAGTTCGTCGACAGCCCGAACGTCTTCTTGCTGTATTCCATGATCAACCTCGGCAAGTTGAAGGCGCTCGAGCTGCCGTCCGCGCCGGTTGTCGAGCGTGTGGTGCGCTCGTTCGGTGCCGATCGTGTGATGTGGGGTTCCGACATCGCTCAATCGAAGGGCGACTACAAGGACATGGTCCAGCTGGCGAAGGACTCCGTCGCCACCCTGTCGGCCGAAGATCAGCGCAAGGTGCTGCATACGACGGCTGAGCGCGTCTACTTCAGCTAA
- a CDS encoding zinc-dependent alcohol dehydrogenase — translation MTKKVLAAVKTDVETTEIREFDYPTVKPETGILRIEASGVGGSDPELYRKAGHVPVIMGHENVGTIEEVGEVAARRWGVKPGDRVALHEYLPCWHCEWCMKGDFRLCMEVDFFNVKDRLNTDRFGMSTANKAPHLWGGYAQYMHLPLNTVLHKIPQDMPATHATLAVPFGNGVQWACLDGGAGPGKVVLVWGPGQQGLGCVLAAKAAGSYTVILAGMTRDQSRLDLSLRLGADYAINVETQDLEAEVMRITRGRGVDVVVDTTGDPKGEIVKQSIALAAKGAYLSLNGLEQHVPIGEIKKRYLTVRAPRGRSYAAVELALRYVGSGRYPIDEVCSHTFGLSQVHDAILATAGRGIQGAIHVCVDPWK, via the coding sequence ATGACGAAGAAGGTACTGGCAGCAGTCAAGACGGATGTCGAAACCACGGAAATTCGTGAATTCGATTATCCGACTGTCAAGCCTGAAACCGGAATTCTGCGCATCGAAGCCAGTGGCGTCGGTGGCAGCGATCCCGAGCTCTACCGCAAGGCCGGCCACGTTCCGGTCATCATGGGCCACGAAAACGTCGGGACCATCGAAGAAGTCGGTGAAGTCGCGGCCAGGCGTTGGGGCGTCAAGCCAGGCGATCGCGTTGCTCTGCACGAATATCTCCCGTGCTGGCACTGCGAATGGTGCATGAAGGGAGATTTCCGTCTGTGTATGGAAGTCGATTTCTTCAATGTGAAGGATCGCCTGAATACCGATCGGTTCGGCATGTCCACCGCCAACAAGGCACCGCATCTGTGGGGTGGCTACGCGCAGTATATGCATCTGCCGCTCAACACGGTGTTGCATAAAATTCCGCAAGACATGCCGGCGACGCACGCAACACTGGCAGTGCCGTTCGGTAACGGCGTGCAGTGGGCGTGTCTCGACGGCGGCGCAGGTCCCGGTAAGGTCGTACTCGTGTGGGGACCGGGCCAGCAGGGCTTGGGCTGCGTGCTGGCGGCAAAGGCCGCAGGCTCATATACGGTGATTCTGGCCGGCATGACGCGCGATCAAAGTCGTCTCGATCTGTCGCTGCGCCTGGGCGCCGACTATGCAATCAACGTCGAAACGCAAGACCTCGAAGCCGAAGTGATGCGTATCACCAGGGGACGAGGCGTGGACGTCGTGGTCGATACGACCGGCGACCCCAAGGGCGAGATCGTCAAGCAGTCGATCGCACTGGCGGCAAAAGGCGCCTATCTGAGCCTGAACGGCCTGGAGCAGCACGTACCGATCGGCGAGATCAAGAAGCGCTATCTGACGGTTCGTGCACCGCGTGGCCGTAGCTACGCAGCGGTCGAATTGGCACTGCGCTATGTAGGCTCAGGCCGCTATCCGATCGATGAAGTGTGCTCGCACACGTTCGGCCTGTCGCAGGTGCACGACGCAATTCTGGCCACCGCAGGTCGGGGCATTCAAGGTGCGATCCACGTGTGCGTGGACCCGTGGAAATAA
- a CDS encoding amidohydrolase family protein, producing the protein MIVDSHAHVSPHWYEPVETLIDQMNEYGVDMAILTQMIGQTDNRYQQDCVKRYPGRLSSVAWVDVEAPDVAMTIENLAADGVSGIRLRPSSCLPDGRVPEAWRAVQETGLPVSCVGSAEAFNAPGFIELVARLAGTTIVLEHLGGTSMPVTTDEQLAIRRQVFKLAAFPNVMLKLPGLGELMPRDPKTWHLGRPFGDAASPLVHEAVAAFGANRLMWGSDFPVVSSREGYGNALNLTRIALNGLPDEDLNAIFGANALRVFGKL; encoded by the coding sequence ATGATCGTCGATAGTCACGCGCATGTTTCGCCTCATTGGTATGAGCCTGTCGAGACGTTGATCGATCAAATGAATGAGTATGGCGTTGATATGGCCATTCTCACTCAGATGATCGGACAGACGGATAACCGATATCAGCAAGACTGCGTCAAGCGATATCCGGGCCGTCTGTCGAGCGTGGCTTGGGTTGATGTCGAAGCCCCGGACGTTGCAATGACGATCGAAAACCTCGCAGCCGATGGCGTGTCGGGTATTCGGCTTCGCCCCTCCTCGTGTCTTCCGGATGGTCGTGTTCCGGAAGCATGGCGTGCAGTCCAGGAAACTGGATTACCCGTCAGTTGCGTGGGGTCCGCGGAAGCATTCAACGCGCCGGGGTTTATCGAACTGGTTGCGAGGTTGGCAGGGACGACCATCGTCCTCGAACATCTGGGTGGCACCAGCATGCCTGTCACGACAGATGAGCAGTTAGCTATTCGTCGCCAGGTGTTCAAGCTCGCCGCCTTTCCGAATGTCATGCTCAAGCTTCCGGGGCTCGGCGAATTGATGCCTCGCGACCCGAAAACGTGGCATCTGGGCCGTCCCTTCGGGGACGCGGCGTCGCCGCTTGTCCACGAGGCGGTAGCCGCATTCGGCGCGAATCGCCTGATGTGGGGTTCCGATTTCCCAGTCGTGAGTTCTCGCGAAGGCTACGGGAATGCATTGAATCTCACCCGTATTGCACTCAATGGATTACCTGACGAGGATCTCAACGCGATCTTCGGTGCTAACGCACTTCGCGTATTTGGGAAACTCTGA
- a CDS encoding Rieske 2Fe-2S domain-containing protein, whose product MLSREDNDVLTQVGKGTPNGDMIRQFWIPMMLASEISEPGGKPVRVRLLGEDLVAFRDSDGKVGLLEEQCPHRRASLALGDNSDGGLRCLYHGWKFAVDGQCMDTPTEPEDSKLCSRIKAVAYPTREVAGVIWTYMGDPAKVPQFPDFDFLSYPAEKVVAFKVLEDCNYAQAVEGTIDSAHAGVLHREQPWAAPAKYEHERDLRPKIEVEYTHYGLRYAGVRNFREEGKLHARVTQVVLPFFTLIPPDGFGVRKNRRMANAFVPRDDESTWHIQWFFDETQPVDIEYRIQEGGHWLDENFRKELNIDNWYKQDREAMKTTSMSGIKGILTQDHAVSETQGRILDRTKEHLGTSDVAVVAWRRQMIRAARAYSESGELPSVLTTTIPWNEIHASTVIFPNDRTWKEEVPLNPEVALKA is encoded by the coding sequence ATGCTTTCCCGCGAAGATAACGACGTTCTGACCCAGGTTGGTAAAGGCACGCCGAACGGCGACATGATCCGCCAATTCTGGATTCCGATGATGCTGGCGTCCGAAATCAGCGAGCCGGGCGGCAAGCCCGTGCGTGTGCGTCTGTTGGGCGAAGACCTTGTGGCGTTCCGCGATAGCGACGGCAAGGTTGGCCTGCTCGAAGAACAGTGCCCGCACCGTCGTGCGTCGCTCGCGCTGGGCGACAACTCGGACGGCGGCCTGCGTTGTCTGTATCACGGTTGGAAGTTCGCCGTCGATGGTCAGTGCATGGACACTCCGACGGAGCCGGAAGATTCGAAGCTGTGCTCGCGTATCAAGGCAGTGGCGTATCCGACTCGAGAAGTCGCCGGCGTGATCTGGACGTACATGGGCGATCCCGCGAAGGTTCCCCAATTCCCCGACTTCGATTTCCTATCGTACCCGGCGGAAAAGGTTGTTGCGTTCAAGGTACTCGAAGACTGCAACTACGCCCAAGCCGTCGAGGGCACGATCGACTCCGCACACGCAGGCGTCCTGCACCGTGAACAACCGTGGGCAGCGCCGGCCAAGTACGAACACGAACGCGATCTGCGTCCGAAGATCGAAGTCGAGTACACGCACTACGGCCTGCGCTATGCAGGCGTGCGCAATTTCCGTGAAGAAGGCAAGTTGCACGCCCGCGTCACGCAAGTGGTCCTGCCGTTTTTCACGCTGATTCCGCCCGATGGATTCGGCGTGCGCAAGAACCGTCGCATGGCAAATGCATTTGTTCCGCGCGATGACGAATCGACGTGGCATATCCAGTGGTTCTTCGACGAAACGCAGCCTGTCGATATCGAATATCGTATTCAGGAAGGCGGTCACTGGCTCGATGAAAACTTCCGCAAGGAGCTCAACATCGACAACTGGTACAAGCAGGATCGCGAGGCCATGAAGACGACGTCGATGTCGGGCATCAAGGGCATCCTGACGCAGGACCACGCAGTCAGTGAAACTCAGGGCCGTATCCTCGACCGCACGAAGGAACACCTCGGCACATCGGATGTCGCGGTCGTTGCATGGCGTCGTCAGATGATCCGTGCGGCTCGTGCTTACTCGGAAAGCGGCGAATTGCCGAGCGTGCTGACGACCACGATTCCGTGGAATGAGATTCACGCTTCGACGGTGATTTTTCCGAACGATCGTACGTGGAAAGAAGAAGTACCCCTCAATCCGGAAGTCGCTCTGAAGGCCTGA
- a CDS encoding acyl-CoA dehydrogenase family protein yields the protein MSRINSREEALDIARGLHDAIRSRVKQTESDRVVPKETIDALRETGLFNIITPKTFGGSELGFTTLVEVTAEIASACGSTGWVFGVLAGHSWMLNLFPLQAQQDVLGKGHVLTATVFRLGGTITEVDGGYKLVNGDGRFCSGIDHVQWVIIGNAVQRSDGPPEPRFFVIPRSDIEIVDDWHTAGLRGTGSRTIKVAEAFIPKHRSVSVKDMMTGNVEGADAMRASIYRMPFQNVTPFSLIGAPLGMARAALRSFAEGLAPRLQAMPAAQMAEQSATIERLAHATADLDAAYALILEDTRRVDTAESAESLTALEWSRIPRDWAYSAQTARRAANSVFEAAGGTSIYNASELQRIWRDVNSAAQHFAFTWDSALTAFGRHALGLPPSQFGPGPKK from the coding sequence TTGAGCCGTATTAACAGCCGCGAGGAAGCCCTCGATATTGCCCGTGGTTTGCATGACGCGATTCGTTCACGCGTCAAACAGACCGAAAGCGACCGCGTGGTGCCCAAAGAAACGATCGATGCACTGCGCGAAACGGGTCTTTTCAACATCATCACACCGAAGACGTTTGGCGGTTCCGAACTAGGTTTCACTACGCTCGTCGAAGTTACGGCAGAAATCGCATCGGCCTGTGGCTCGACGGGTTGGGTTTTCGGCGTTCTGGCGGGTCATAGCTGGATGTTGAATCTGTTCCCGTTGCAAGCACAGCAAGACGTGCTTGGCAAAGGCCACGTATTGACGGCAACCGTGTTCCGCTTGGGCGGCACGATTACCGAAGTCGACGGCGGCTACAAACTCGTGAACGGCGACGGTCGCTTCTGTTCGGGTATCGACCATGTGCAATGGGTCATCATCGGAAACGCCGTGCAGCGTTCCGATGGGCCGCCTGAACCGCGCTTTTTCGTGATCCCGCGTTCGGATATCGAAATTGTCGATGACTGGCACACGGCTGGCCTGCGTGGCACCGGTAGCCGCACGATCAAGGTCGCGGAAGCGTTCATCCCGAAACATCGTTCGGTGTCGGTCAAAGACATGATGACGGGCAACGTCGAAGGCGCTGACGCAATGCGTGCCTCGATCTACCGGATGCCTTTCCAGAACGTCACGCCGTTCTCGCTCATCGGCGCGCCGCTGGGCATGGCACGCGCAGCACTCCGTTCGTTCGCTGAGGGTTTGGCGCCGCGTCTGCAGGCAATGCCGGCCGCTCAAATGGCGGAACAGTCGGCTACGATCGAACGCCTGGCACACGCGACGGCAGATCTCGACGCGGCCTACGCATTGATTCTCGAAGACACGCGCCGCGTCGATACGGCAGAAAGTGCAGAGTCACTGACGGCGCTCGAATGGTCGCGTATACCGCGCGACTGGGCGTATTCCGCTCAAACCGCTCGTCGCGCCGCCAACAGTGTCTTCGAAGCTGCCGGCGGCACCAGCATTTACAACGCTTCGGAGCTCCAACGTATCTGGCGCGACGTCAATTCCGCCGCCCAGCACTTTGCTTTCACGTGGGATTCGGCGCTGACGGCATTTGGTCGCCATGCGCTCGGCCTCCCACCTTCGCAGTTCGGTCCAGGTCCCAAGAAATAA
- a CDS encoding WD40/YVTN/BNR-like repeat-containing protein, whose amino-acid sequence MSALLYVPGAGLLFAGAHGQGSLVVSKDLGLTWEPANNGLKSTHIYTMAKQERDGKTVLFLGTEPSALYRSDDLGASWVEIPEMMTVPDQDRWTFPPPPHIAHVKNISFHPAEPETLYVCIEQGALLKTTDDGKTWNEPRSYESENDKFYHDNHRVVIRPSNPKQIFMCGGEGLHYSADAGETWVHLMTRQDLIGYPDAMFIDPRNENVLYLGGPGNAPRDWGARKSANATVLKSTDGGVTWKHMRNGLPEEIIGNIEGMGMYRWDDKIMLIAGTATGEIYATENDGESWYVVSEDVPPISKGGHYRWFLDAKERMTVEDRYGRNEH is encoded by the coding sequence GTGAGCGCGTTGCTCTATGTTCCGGGTGCGGGCCTGTTGTTCGCGGGCGCACACGGCCAAGGCAGTCTCGTAGTCTCGAAGGACTTGGGCCTGACGTGGGAACCGGCCAACAATGGCCTGAAGAGCACGCATATTTATACGATGGCGAAGCAGGAGCGCGACGGGAAGACCGTCCTGTTTCTGGGCACTGAGCCGTCCGCGCTTTATCGCAGCGACGATCTGGGTGCTTCGTGGGTCGAAATTCCCGAAATGATGACGGTGCCGGACCAGGACAGGTGGACGTTCCCGCCGCCCCCGCATATTGCACACGTCAAGAATATTTCGTTTCACCCGGCCGAACCCGAAACGCTTTATGTCTGTATTGAACAGGGCGCGCTTCTCAAGACTACCGACGACGGCAAGACGTGGAACGAGCCGCGGTCGTACGAATCGGAAAACGACAAGTTCTACCACGACAACCACCGCGTGGTGATCCGCCCGTCGAATCCGAAACAGATCTTCATGTGCGGCGGCGAAGGCCTGCACTACAGCGCAGACGCTGGCGAGACCTGGGTTCACCTGATGACGCGTCAAGACCTTATCGGTTATCCCGACGCCATGTTTATCGACCCGCGCAACGAGAACGTTCTGTATCTCGGTGGACCGGGTAACGCACCGCGCGATTGGGGCGCCCGTAAGTCGGCGAACGCAACTGTTCTCAAGAGCACCGATGGTGGTGTTACCTGGAAACATATGCGTAACGGTCTGCCCGAGGAAATTATCGGCAACATCGAGGGTATGGGTATGTACCGTTGGGATGACAAGATCATGCTCATCGCCGGTACGGCAACGGGCGAAATCTATGCGACGGAAAACGACGGCGAAAGCTGGTACGTCGTCTCCGAAGACGTTCCGCCGATCTCGAAGGGCGGTCACTATCGCTGGTTCCTCGACGCCAAGGAACGTATGACCGTCGAAGATCGTTATGGTCGCAACGAACACTGA